A section of the Oncorhynchus gorbuscha isolate QuinsamMale2020 ecotype Even-year linkage group LG06, OgorEven_v1.0, whole genome shotgun sequence genome encodes:
- the LOC124038555 gene encoding glucose-induced degradation protein 4 homolog — MPVPAGYLRNTPMAFTSSASLIPAPPINTHQPGVVASLLYSGSKFRGHQKSKGNSYDVEVVLQHVTMEASYLCGYLKIKGLTEEYPTLTTFFAGEIISRKRPFLTRKWDADEDVDRKHWGKFQAFYKYAKTFNSDEFDYDELKNSDYIFMRWKEQFLVPDHTIKDISGASFAGFYYICFQKSTATIEGYYYHRSSEWYQSLNLTHVPEHSAAIYEFR; from the exons TTATCCCGGCTCCCCCGATCAACACCCACCAGCCCGGGGTTGTCGCCTCGCTTCTGTACAGCGGCTCCAAGTTCCGAGGACACCAGAAGAGCAAAGGCAACTCCTACGATGTCGAGGTTGTTTTGCAG CATGTGACCATGGAAGCCTCATACTTGTGTGGGTACTTGAAGATCAAAGGGTTGACAGAG GAGTACCCCACTCTGACTACGTTCTTTGCTGGGGAGATCATCAGCAGGAAGCGTCCATTtctaaccaggaagtgggatgcagatgaggatgtggatCGCAAGCACTGG GGCAAATTCCAAGCCTTCTACAAGTATGCAAAAACGTTCAACTCGGATGAGTTTGACTATGATGAGCTGAAGAACTCTGACTACATTTTCATGAGGTGGAAG GAGCAGTTCCTGGTCCCTGATCACACCATTAAAGACATCAGCGGTGCTTCCTTTGCTGGTTTCTACTATATCTGCTTCCAGAAGTCCACAGCCACCATTGAGGGGTACTACTACCACAGGAGCTCAGAATG GTACCAGTCTCTGAACCTCACCCATGTCCCAGAACACAGTGCAGCCATCTATGAGTTTCGGTGA